A region from the Musa acuminata AAA Group cultivar baxijiao chromosome BXJ1-10, Cavendish_Baxijiao_AAA, whole genome shotgun sequence genome encodes:
- the LOC135595199 gene encoding putative respiratory burst oxidase homolog protein H, which produces MDIPLDDRPTHELESIIVAHGDQIQPAASNPPPPRASGPSGSLARTLLSQPSKIMAGVQGFASRVGGDKRHPGRTTAASGAKGLRFLDKKAGGWKAVEKRFDQFAVDGRLPKESFGRCIGMGESQEFAGELFVALARRGNITPEHGITKDELKEFWQQMTDQNFDSRLQIFFDMCDKNGDGKLSENEVKEVIGLSASANKLSKLKAHAANYAALIMEELDPDGLGYIEIRQLETLIRGMVSSQVTERTLKRSHGHARRMIPKRYRYPVNRFVGKATDFVLDNWKRIWVFSLWLTLNAVLAAWKFYQYERRAAFEVMGYCVCVAKAAAETLKLNMALILIPVCRNTLTRLRSTCLSSVFPFDDNINLHKAIALAITIGTLVHTLAHVTCDFPRLITCPESKFMRLLGPNFHYKQPTYASLLASVPGVTGILMIIIMAFSFTLATHSFRRSVVKLPPPLHHLAGFNAFWYAHHLLAVVYVLLIVHSYFLFLTKEWYKKTTWMYLTIPLLFYACERLIRKVREKSIGVSIVKAAIYPGNVLSIHMRKPPGFRYKSGMYLFVKCPDVSPFEWHPFSITSAPDDEHLSVHIRTLGDWTTELRNLFGKVCQAQVTLKKANLVRLETTVVADVQFDDARFPKLYIDGPYGAPAQDYKKYDILLLIGLGIGATPFISILKDLLNNIKSNEETHDAAANFIQGNGPGRAYFYWVTREQGSFEWFKGVMNEVAESDHHNVIEMHNYLTSVYEEGDARSALIAMIQSLQHSKSGVDIVSGSRIRTHFARPNWRKVFSDLANAHKDSRIGVFYCGSATLTKHLRELSQEFSHDSATRFDFHKENF; this is translated from the exons ATGGACATTCCGCTTGATGACCGTCCGACGCATGAGCTGGAGAGCATCATCGTCGCCCACGGCGACCAGATCCAGCCGGCTGCTTCCAATCCCCCGCCCCCGAGAGCATCCGGGCCGTCGGGGAGCCTCGCCCGGACCCTGCTGTCTCAGCCATCCAAGATCATGGCCGGGGTGCAGGGGTTCGCGTCCCGGGTCGGCGGGGATAAGAGGCATCCCGGGAGGACGACGGCAGCGTCCGGCGCCAAGGGGCTTCGGTTCCTCGACAAGAAGGCCGGCGGCTGGAAGGCCGTTGAGAAGCGCTTCGACCAATTCGCCGTCGACGGCAGGCTTCCCAAGGAGAGCTTCGGCCGCTGCATCG GCATGGGCGAGTCGCAGGAGTTCGCTGGCGAGCTATTTGTTGCTTTGGCAAGGAGGGGGAACATAACGCCAGAACATGGCATCACCAAAGACGAACTGAAGGAGTTCTGGCAGCAAATGACCGACCAAAACTTCGACTCTCGGCTGCAGATCTTCTTCGACAT GTGCGACAAGAATGGCGACGGGAAGCTCTCAGAAAACGAGGTGAAAGAG GTCATCGGTCTCAGTGCCTCAGCAAATAAGCTTTCCAAGTTGAAAGCGCATGCAGCGAACTACGCTGCTCTCATAATGGAGGAGCTCGACCCAGACGGTCTTGGCTACATCGAG ATTCGGCAGCTGGAGACATTGATTCGAGGGATGGTGAGCTCACAGGTAACCGAGAGAACACTGAAACGTTCACACGGGCATGCAAGAAGGATGATACCGAAGCGATACAGATACCCGGTCAACAGATTTGTGGGCAAGGCTACAGATTTCGTTCTGGACAACTGGAAGAGAATATGGGTTTTCTCCCTCTGGTTGACCCTGAACGCCGTCCTGGCTGCGTGGAAGTTCTACCAGTACGAGAGAAGAGCAGCATTCGAGGTGATGGGCTACTGCGTCTGCGTAGCCAAGGCTGCGGCTGAGACCCTGAAGCTAAACATGGCTCTGATCCTCATCCCTGTTTGCCGCAACACCCTCACAAGGCTCAGATCGACTTGCCTCAGCTCCGTATTCCCTTTTGATGACAACATCAACCTCCACAAGGCCATTGCACTGGCGATCACAATCGGGACTCTGGTGCACACTCTTGCTCATGTGACCTGTGACTTCCCGAGGCTGATCACATGCCCCGAATCAAAGTTCATGAGACTACTGGGACCTAATTTCCACTACAAGCAGCCCACCTATGCATCTCTGTTAGCAAGTGTTCCCGGGGTCACTGGTAtcctcatgatcatcatcatggCGTTCTCCTTCACTCTGGCAACACACTCTTTTAGGAGGAGTGTGGTGAAGCTACCACCGCCCCTCCACCATTTAGCTGGTTTCAATGCGTTTTGGTACGCTCACCATCTCCTGGCCGTCGTTTATGTCCTTCTGATCGTCCATTCCTACTTCCTATTCCTCACCAAGGAATGGTACAAGAAGACG ACATGGATGTATCTTACGATTCCCCTCCTCTTTTATGCCTGTGAGAGATTGATTCGGAAAGTTCGTGAGAAAAGCATTGGCGTCAGCATCGTTAAG GCAGCTATATATCCAGGCAACGTCCTTTCGATACATATGAGGAAGCCACCAGGTTTCAGATACAAAAGTGGGATGTACCTGTTCGTCAAATGTCCGGATGTCTCACCTTTCGAATG GCATCCGTTCTCGATCACTTCTGCACCGGATGATGAGCACTTGAGTGTTCATATCCGAACCCTGGGAGACTGGACGACCGAGCTAAGAAATCTCTTCGGAAAA GTCTGTCAGGCGCAGGTTACTCTGAAGAAGGCTAATCTGGTGAGACTCGAAACCACAGTCGTCGCAGATGTTCAATTCGACGATGCAAG ATTCCCAAAGCTCTACATTGATGGGCCATATGGCGCACCAGCTCAAGACTACAAGAAGTACGACATTCTTTTGCTCATCGGATTAGGAATCGGTGCAACTCCATTCATCAGCATCCTGAAGGATCTCCTCAACAACATAAAGTCCAACGAA GAAACACACGACGCAGCTGCAAACTTCATCCAAGGAAATGGCCCTGGAAGAGCTTACTTCTACTGGGTGACCAGGGAACAAGGATCATTTGAATGGTTCAAAGGTGTCATGAACGAAGTTGCAGAGAGTGACCACCAT AATGTCATAGAGATGCACAACTACTTGACGAGCGTGTACGAAGAAGGTGATGCAAGGTCAGCCCTCATCGCCATGATTCAGTCACTGCAGCACTCCAAAAGTGGCGTTGACATCGTCTCTGGGAGTCGG ATACGAACACACTTCGCGAGGCCAAACTGGAGGAAAGTGTTCTCGGACTTGGCCAATGCCCACAAAGATTCTCGGATCG GTGTTTTCTACTGTGGATCAGCAACTCTTACAAAGCATCTCAGGGAGCTATCACAAGAATTCAGCCATGACAGCGCCACTCGTTTCGATTTCCACAAGGAGAACTTCTAA
- the LOC135595201 gene encoding uncharacterized protein LOC135595201 encodes MGIIRSSFSFLLGAGCGIYVAQNYNVPNVKKLINTYIFVAKHIEETYRKPKKDED; translated from the coding sequence ATGGGGATAATAAGGAGCAGCTTCTCATTTCTACTGGGAGCTGGTTGCGGTATTTATGTTGCACAGAACTACAATGTCCCCAAcgtaaagaagctcatcaatacTTATATTTTCGTGGCGAAACACATAGAAGAAACCTACAGGAAGCCTAAGAAAGACGAAGACTAG